In Peptostreptococcus equinus, the DNA window ATCAGAGAAATAAATTATTAAAATCATATAATATAGACTATAATTTATTAGATGTATATGACCAGTCTATGGCTGATTTTGGAAGCGAGATATATGTAATTAGAAATAAATTTATAAAAAAATTAGCAAATATATCTAATAATATGCATAAAAATCTAACTTCAGGTGTTGAAGAATTGAAAATAAAATATAGGAATCAAATTAAATTTGATGATGACAATTATGATATAGGAGAGGTTAAGAATAAAATTCTAGAATTAATGTTAGAAAACAGAGAGCATGATTGTCAAACAAGAACTACAAAAATAGGTCCACATAAGGACGATTTAGGTATTTATATAAATGATATAGATGTGAGGCTATATGGTTCACAGGGGCAACAGAGAACAGCGTCAATATCTTTAAAACTATCAGAAGTAGAGCTTATAAAACAAGAAGTAGGAGACTATCCCGTTTTAATTCTAGATGATGTATTTAGTGAGTTAGATCAAAATAGACAGAAGATGCTAATTGATAAGTTGGAGAATATACAGATGTTCGTAACATCTGCAGATCCACTACACAAGCATATTCTAAGTAAAAATAAATATACGATTTTTAATATAGATAAAGGTGAAATTGTAAAAATAGAAAATGGAGGTAAATAGATGTCTAATCATGAGTATGGTGCAGACCAAATCCAAGTGTTAGAAGGGTTGGAAGCTGTAAGAAAAAGACCAGGTATGTACATTGGTTCAACTGGACCAAGGGGCCTACATCATTTGGTTTATGAAATAGTTGATAATAGTATTGATGAAGCATTAGCAGGAAATTGTTCTGAAATATATGTGTCAATAAATAAAGATGGTAGTGTAACAGTAGTAGATGATGGTAGAGGTATACCTATTGAAGTTCATCCAAAAACTGGTCTATCAACTCTTGAAACAGTTTTAACAGTCCTACATGCGGGAGGAAAATTCGGTGGAGGAGGATACAAGGTATCTGGTGGTCTTCATGGTGTTGGTGTGTCTGTAGTTAATGCGCTAAGTGAATGGCTTATTGCCGAAATTTCAAGAGATGGAAAGATATATAGACAAGAATATAGAAAAGGTATAACTCAAGGTAAATTAGAAGTTATATCAGAAGATGCAAAAGAAACTGGAACAAAAATAACTTTCATGCCTGATGCTACTATATTTGATGAAATTGAATTTTCATATGAAACTCTAGAATACAGATTAAGAGAATTATCTTTCTTGAATAAGGTTATAAAGATAACTTTTGAAGATAAGAGAGAAGGAAAAGAAAAATCTAAGACATTCCACTATACAGGTGGTTTAGTAGAGTATGTAAAATATCTAAATAGAACAAAAAATACTCTACATGAAAATATAATACACGTAGATAAGATAGTTGATGACTGTGTTATTGAATTAGCACTACAGTATACAGACGGATATACTGAAAATATATATTCCTTTGCCAATAATATAAATACTCACGAGGGTGGAGTTCATTTATCAGGATTTAAGACAGCTCTTACAAAGACAATAAATGATTATGCTAGAAGAAATAATATATTAAAAGAAAAAGATTCAAATCTAAGTGGTGAAGATATTAGAGAAGGTATTACAGCAATAGTATCTGTAAAACTTTCAGAACCACAGTTTGAAGGTCAGACAAAGACAAAGCTTGGTAATACATTTATGAGAGGGTTAGTTGATTCTATTTCCAACGAAGAGATAGGTTCATTTTTAGAAGAAAATCCTTCTGTTGCTAAAATAATATTAGAAAAATGTTTAAGATCACAAAGGGCTAGAGAAGCTGCTAAAAAAGCAAGAGAATTAACTAGGAGAAAAAGTGTGCTTGAAAGTACATCTTTACCTGGAAAATTAGCTGATTGTTCAGAAAAATCTCCTGAAAAAAGTGAGATATTCCTAGTCGAAGGAGATTCTGCCGGTGGTTCAGCTAAGGGAGGAAGAGATAGAAATATACAAGCTATACTTCCGCTTAGAGGTAAGATTTTAAATGTTGAAAAATCTAGATTAGATAAGATATTAGCTTCAGAAGAAATAAAAAACATGATTACAGCATTTGGTTGTGGTATTGGTGATGATTTTGATGAGAATAAATTAAGGTATCATAAAATAGTAATAATGACCGATGCCGATGTCGATGGAGCACATATAAGGACATTGTTATTGACATTCTTCTTTAGATATATGAGACCACTTATAGAGCAGGGATATGTATATGCAGCTATGCCACCTCTATTTAAGATAAAGAAAGGCAAAAAAGAATTTTATGCATTCTCAGATGAAGAATTAAATAATACATTAAATGAAATAGGAAGACAGGGAACGGAAGTATCTCGTTACAAAGGTCTTGGTGAAATGAATGCAGAACAGTTATGGGAGACTACTATGGATCCAGAAAGCAGAACTTTACTACAAGTAACTGTTGATGATGCTATTATGGCAGACGAAATATTCTCTATGCTCATGGGAGATAAGGTTGCTCCAAGAAGAGAATTTATCGAAGAAAATGCTAAATATGTCAGAAACTTGGATATATAGGAAGGGGCTAATTGATGGAGAATACAGGAAATATAAGAAAGATAGAAATATCTGAAGAAATGAAAAAATCATATATAGATTATTCTATGAGTGTTATAGTTGGTAGAGCTTTACCAGATGTTAGAGATGGGTTAAAGCCAGTTCATAGAAGAATTCTATATTCGATGATGGAACAGGGAATCACACCTGATAAGCCATATAGAAAATCTGCTCGTATTGTCGGTGACGTACTAGGTAAGTACCATCCACATGGTGATAGCTCTGTATATATGGCAATGGTAAAAATGGCACAGGAATTTTCTACTAGAGGACTTTTAGTAGATGGCCAAGGTAACTTTGGTACAGTCGATGGAGATAGTCCAGCCGCTATGCGTTATACCGAAGCTAGAATGAGTAAATTAGCTCTAGAATTACTTAGAGATATTGACAAAGATACAGTAAGCTTTGGACCGAACTTTGATGAATCATTACAAGAACCACTTGTATTGCCATCGAGATATCCAAATTTATTAGTAAATGGTTCAAATGGTATAGCCGTTGGTATGGCTACATCTATACCACCTCATAATTTAGGTGAAGTTATAGATGCTACAGTGCACTATATAGATAATCAAGATTGTGAAGTTGAAGAATTATTAAAATTTGTACAAGGACCAGATTTTCCAACTGCAGCAACAATAGTTGGCAAGGATGGAATTGTTGATGCTTACAAGACTGGTAGAGGTAAGGTAAAAGTAAGAGGTAGAGCTGAAATTGAAGAATTACCAAAGGGAAGACAGCAAATAGTTGTTACTGAAATACCATATCAAGTAAATAAGGCTAGATTAGTAGAGAGAATAGCTGATTTAGTTAGAGATAAAAAAATTGAAGGTATATCAGATCTTAGAGATGAAAGCAATAGAAAAGGTATGAGAATAGTTATAGAGCTTAAGAGAGATACTAATGCAAATATAGTATTAAATAACTTATACAAACATTCTCAGCTTGAAGATACTTTTAGTATAATAATGCTTTCGATTGTAGATGGAACTCCAAAAGTTTTAAATCTCAAAGAAATGCTTTATTATTATTTAGAGCATCAAAAAGATGTTGTAACAAGAAGAACTAAATTCGAACTAGCAAAGGCTCAGGCAAGAGCACATATATTAGAAGGTCTAAAAATTGCACTAGATAATATTGATAGAGTAATTTCAATAATTAGAGGATCTTCTACTGGTCAAATAGCGAAAGAAAGATTGATAGAAGAATTTGACTTTACTGAAATTCAAGCTCAAGCTATACTAGATATGAGACTTCAAAGACTTACGGGATTAGAAAGAGATAAAATTGAAAATGAGTTAAAAGAATTAATGGATAAAATCGAGTATCTTGAGAGTATACTTGCCAGTGAAGCTAAATTATTATCAGTAATCAAAGATGAAATTTTAGTAATTAGAAATAAATTTGCTGATGAAAGAAGAACAGAAATAATTCCCGCAGAAGGTGAATTTGACATAAAGGATCTTTATGAAGAAGAGGAAATAGCAATCACTCTTACTCATTTAGGATACATAAAAAGACTGCCCGCTGATACTTACAAACTTCAAAAAAGAGGTGGAAGAGGTATCACTGCTCTTACTACAAGAGAAGAAGATTTTGTAACTGAATTAATATCAACAACAACTTACTCAAAAATATTATTCTTTACAAACAGGGGTAGAGTATATAGATTAAATGCATACGAAATACCTGAAGGTAAGAGGACTTCTAAGGGAACAGCTATAGTAAACTTACTACAATTGAATCCAGGGGAAAAGATTGCAAGAACTATAGCATTTACACCAGATCAGAGTGCTGATATGGAAAGTAAGTATTTAATAATGGCCACAAAGAATGGTATAATAAAGAAAACTCCAATTAATGAATATCAAAATATTAATAAATCCGGTTTAATTGCTATTAAACTAAAAGATCGAGATGAACTAATTGGTGTAAAAATGACTGATGGAAATCAAGATATTATGCTCGTGACTGAAAATGCTATGTCTATTAGGTTTAATGAAAATGATGTTAGACCAATGGGTAGAACAGCAACAGGTGTAAAGGGAATCACACTTTCTAAGGAAGATCGAGTAGTATCTATGGATCTAGAGAATGAGGGTAGTGACTTATTAGTTATAACAAAAAATGGATATGGAAAGAGAACTGATACAGAAGAGTATAGAGTTCAAATTAGAGCTGGTAAAGGTATAAAGACTTATAATACTAATGCTAAGACAGGTAAGATTATTGGTGCTACTATTGTTAATAATGACGACGAAATAATGATGATCAACTCAGACGGTGTATTGATTAGAATAAGAGTAAATGATATTTCAATCTACGGAAGAGTTACAAGTGGTGTAAAGTTAATGAGAAACGATGAAGAAGTAGAAGTAGTATCTATTGCTAAACTAAAAACCGATGAGATTGAGTAAAAATAGGAGGAAATCATATGTCATTAATCGTTAAAGAAAATTTGGAAAACGAAGGTAATACTTGGAAATTCAATATTGCTGGTGAATTAGATGTATCATGTGCAAATGAATTAAAGGAAAAAATTGAAAAGAAATTAGAAGAAAAAATGGCTGACATAGTTTTAGATTTTGAGAATCTTCAGTATATAGATTCTACAGGATTGGGTATAATTGTAGGTATAATGAAAAATCTTAAAAAAAATGATAAAGATATATCTATAGTAAAGGCTAAGGATAATGTAAAAAAAATATTTAATATAACTGGTTTAGATCAGATAATTAGTATGGAGGGATAACATTGAGCTTTGAGTTAATACAAATGAACATGTCAAATAATCCTGACTTTGTATCTGTAATAAGACTTACTACTGCTGGTATAGCAAGTAGAATAGGTTTTAATATGGAAGATATTGAGGATTTAAAGGTAGCTGTTTCTGAAGCTTGCACTAATGCAATAAAACACAGCAGAGAGAAGAATTTTGAAATAAAATTTTATATTTATGAAGATAAATTAGAAATTGAAGTATTAGATGATGGTATAGGATACGATGTGGAATCGGTAAAGGATCCGGATCTTAGCAAGCCTGCTACAAGTGGTTTAGGTTTATTTATAATAAAATCTTTAATGGATTTTGTTGATATTAGATCTTGTGGAGATTGTGGCACAGTTATTAAGTTTACTAAGACGCTTGGAGTTGATAATTAATGGAAAAAATGGTGGATGTAAAAAACTACCAAGATATGGATGTCAAAGATTTATTTAAAATTTTTGCAGATGATAAATCTAATAAAGAGTTAAGATCAGTTCTGATAGAAAAACACTTATATTTAGCAAAGATTTTATCTAGAAAGTATATAAATAAGGGAGTGGATTACGAAGATATATTTCAAGTTGCTTCACTTGCACTTATATATGCTATAGACAGATATGATATTTCAAAGGGATTCGAATTTTCAAGTTTCGCAACACCAACAATTGTAGGTGAAATTAAAAAATATTTTAGAGATAAGGTATGGACTCTAAGAGTACCAAGAAGAATTCAGGAATTGAATAAGAAGATAAGTAATGCAAAAATTTATTTGGAACAGGAGTTAAAAAGATCTCCTAGACCCTATGAAATAGCTGATTATCTAGATGTTTCTGAAGAAGATGTATTGGAGGCTATGGAAGCTTCATATGGCTATCAACCTATATCTCTTGATACACCTAGCAATGATGATTCTGAAGATAAAGATATGACTTTAGCTGACAGAGTTGGAGTTGAAGAAAAGAACTTTTCAAATGTTGAACAAAGAGACTTTATGGAAAAGTTTATGAAAAATCTAAATGAATTAGAAATTGAAATAATAAAAGGTAGATTTTTTGAAAATAAAACACAGTCTAATATAGCTAAAGAAATAGGTATATCACAAATGACTGTTTCAAGACTAGAAAAAAAGATTATAGAGAAATTAAAGAAGGAATATAGTAAGGCTGTATAGATATGAATGAAAATGCTGTGGGACAGACAATAGAGAAACAAACAGACTTAGTAGGTAGATATTTTGATATAATAAACAAGATGTTGCCATCAATTATGGTGGCAATAATTGTTCTTATAGTTGGAATAATCATATCAAAAGTTGTAAAAAAAGTAATGAGTAGAATACTTGATAAATATAAGTCAAGTATTGGTATAGTCAATTTCTTGATTAATTTTGTTCAAGTAATAATAATACTGATGGTATTAATGCAAGTAATGAGTATACTGGGTGTCAATACTTCATCATTTGTGGCTATTATAGGTGCTGCTGGTTTCAGTATAGGTTTGGCCTTTAAAGAAATTTTATCAAATTTTGGTTCATGCATGATAATATTGTTTTTTAAGCCTTTTCAGATAGGTGATTACATTGTATGTAGTGATATAGAGGGTACAGTATCTGATATACATATGTTCTGTACAACACTGAAAACAGTAGATAATAAAGTTATTAGTTTGCCGAATTTTCAAATTACTAATAATCCTGTAATAAATTATACTGCTCAAGATAAAAGAAGAATAGATTTTATTTTTAATGTTGAATATGATACAGATGTAAAAAAGTTATATGAAATAGCTAATAGAATATTTAATTCTGATACTAGAATCCTTATTTCTCCTAAACCTCTAATAGGTATTGATTCAATGAATAATAATATTATAAGATTTATTGCCAAACCATGGGTAAAAACTGGAGATTATTATAATGTTTATTATGAAACAATGGAAAAATTTAAAGAAGAATTTGATAAAAATGAGATAAAATTCTCGAGAATAAATATTCTGAATAATATAAAATAATAAAAAATATTATATTTATGCTTGAAATATATATTTTCTTATTATATAATGTATTCATAATTAAAGAAATGCAATGAAAGAACCTAGTAAGTTTATCTTTATCTACAGAGAGTGGATGTGTGCTGAAAATCCATGGTAAAATATGCTGAATCTATTCTGGAGCATCTAGTTTGAAATAGTACTAGACGTATAACCTGCGATAAGGGGTTGAGGTGGATTATTGATATAATCAACTAGGGTGGTAACGCGGAATATGACTTTCGTCCCTTTTGGGATGAGAGTCTTTTTTTATACTAAAATTGCAGAAAAAGAATAAAAATAATATTAAGAGAGGTATTTAACTATGTTAGACGTAAAGAGAATAAGAGAGAATTTAGAGGAAATCAAAGTACTAATGGGTAGAAGAGGTGAAGGTGAGTTCGATCCAAAGGATTTAGATGAAGTAATTGAACTTGATGATAAGAGAAAAGAAATACTTAAAGAAGTTGAAGTATTAAAGAATCAATCAAACGTTGACTCTAAAAAAATACCTGTAATGATGAAGAATGGTGAAGATACTACTGCAATAAAAGCAGAATTAAAGGAATTATCAGATAAAATAAAGGAATTTGATAATGAATTAAGAGAAGTAGAAGCAAAGTTAGAATACAGACTTCTTAGAATACCAAATGTACCTCATCCAGATGTACCACAGGGTGAAACAGATGAAGATAATGTAGAAATTAGAAAATGGGGAGAGCCTACTAAATTTGAATTTGAAGAAAAAGCTCATTGGGATATAGGAACAGCTTTAGATATATTAGATTTTGAAAGAGCTGGAAAAATAACTGGGTCAAGATTTACTCTATTAAAAGGCAAAGGATCAAGATTAGAAAGATCTTTAATATCATTTTTTATGGATTATCACACAGAAAATCATGGCTATATTGAATTAATACCACCTTTTATGGCTAATAGAACAAGTTTTATAGGTACTGGACAGCTTCCAAAATTTGAAGAAGATATGTTTAAGCTTGAAGGATTAGAATACTTCCTAGTTCCAACTGCAGAAGTTCCTGTAACAAATGTGTATGCAAATGAAATAGTAGATTTCGATCAGCTACCAATTAAACATTGTGCTTACACTCCATGCTTTAGATCTGAAGCAGGATCAGCTGGCAGAGATACCAGAGGTCTAGTAAGACAGCACCAGTTCAACAAAGTTGAATTAGTTAAGTTTGCAAAGCCAGAAAATTCTTATGAAGAATTAGAAACTTTAACAAATGATGCAGAAAAAATGCTTCAATTACTAGGATTACCATACAGAGTAGTTAAGATTTGTACAGGTGACCTTGGATTTACAGCAGCAAAGAAATATGATTTAGAAGTTTGGATGCCAAGTTATAATAGATATGTTGAAATTTCTTCTTGTTCAAACTTTGAAGATTTCCAAGCAAGAAGAGCTAACATTAAATTTAAGAGAGATAGAAATTCTAAGGCAGAATTTGTACACACTTTGAATGGTTCAGGTCTAGCAGTTGGTAGAACAGTTGCAGCTATATTAGAAAACTATCAGCAGGCTGATGGTTCAGTAGTTGTTCCAGAAATATTAAGACCATACATGGGATGCGATGTAATAAAATAATAAAGTTAAAATAATATAAATTATACGGCAGAATTTTTATGAGAAATTATATAAATATCTGCCGTTTTGTTTTATTTATGTATTCTAAGTAAGAACGTGAAAAACAATAGAAAAAGGGATATATATATAATAAAAAAATAGATTTATAGGAGGTTTTTATGAAAATACTTATAAATAGAAATTTAGGTAAAGAAAAAATGAAAGCTATAGAGGATTTAGGTTATGAAATCTTACATATACCTGAGAAAAATTTAAAAGAAAATGATGATATTTATGATATAGATGTTTGGTTTACATACTATGGTTTTGAAAAAGTGGATATTAGTAAGATGAAAAATTTAAAATATATTCACCTTACTAGCACTGGATACGATCAGGTTCCAATAGATTATATATTAGATAATAATATATATCTATCAAATAATACTACTGGTTATGCAATACCGATGGCCGAGTCCATAGTAATGTATATTTTAGAGGTATATAAAAATGCAAAGACTATGTTTGAAAATCAAAAAGAACATAAGTGGAAGATAGATATGTCTTTTGGAGAGTTAGCTGGTAAAAAAGTTGGATTTTTAGGAACAGGAAATATAGCAAAAGAGGCAGCTAAGAGATTGAAAGCATTTGATTGTAAGATTTGGGGACTAAATACAAATGGAAGAGATGTAGAAAATTTTGATAAGTGTTATTCTACTGATAATATAAATGATTTATTAAAAGAATGTGATGTAGTTGTTGGATTAATGCCAGCAACAAATAAAACTAATGGTTTAATTAATAAAGAAAAATTTGAAATTATGAAAGAGAATTCAATATTTTTGAATATAGGAAGAGGTAACCTAGTAAATCTAAAAGATTTAGAAAAATATGTTGATAAATTTAGAGGTGTCGTTTTAGATGTCGTAGAAAATGAACCACTGGATGAGAATAGTTCTTTATGGGATTCAAAAAATGTAATTATTACACCTCATAATAGCTGGGTTTCAGATCAAAATCTAAATAGATTGGGCGAAAGATTATATGATAATTTAAAGAACTATATGGAAAAAGGAATACCTAAAACTTATATAAAAGATATAAAAAGAGGATATTAGACTTGAAATAGTTTTCCTAATATAGTAAAATAAAAAAAGAGTGTTGATTAATATCGCACGAAGGGGTACACCACCGCGGGTGTAGTTTTCCTTCGTGCGTTTTTTTATGGAAAAGTATAAGGTTAGGAGGTGATTAAATGGCTTTTATAAATGGAAAAAAAGTAGAAGTTGAGAATAAGAATTTAAAAGAAATTATAATTGAACAAGGATATAAGATTGATAGGATAGCTGTTGAATTAAATGGATCAATAATAAAAAGAGTAAATTATGCAGATTATATTATAAATAAAGAAGATAAGGTTGAAATAGTATGCTTTGTAGGTGGAGGTTAGATTTATTTTAATGGAGAAAATTTTAGTAAATGGTAAAAAAATAGATGAAAAAATGCTATTAGAAAGAAATATAGAAAATTCATACGAAAAATTAAAAAACACCAAGGTTTGTATATTGGGATTAGGTGGATTAGGATCGAATATTAGCCTTTTTTTAGTAAGATCAGGAGTTGGTAATCTATCGCTAATAGATTTTGATAGTGTAGAAGCTTCTAATTTAAATAGGCAAGCATATTTTATAAAACATATAGGAATGAAAAAGACTGATGCCATAAAAGAATTAATAGAAAATATAAATCCATTTATAAACGTTCAATATAAAAATATATATGTAGATGAAGACAATATTTTGGATATAATAAGCGACTATGATTATATAATAGAAGCTTTTGATAATGCTACAATCAAAGCTTTAGTAATAAATAAAATTATAGAAAATTATCCAGAAAAAATTATAATATCTTCTTCAGGAATGGCTGGAATTGAAGATTCTAATAATATAAAAACTCAAAAAAGGTTAAAAAATTTATATATTTGTGGTGATCAATATAGTGATTTTGAAGAGTATAGTGGAATGATGGCACCCAGGGTAAATATATGTGCTGGTCACCAGGCAAATATGTTTTTAAGGTTAGTATTAAAAAATAAAATAAATTTATAGGGAGGTAAGTTTTTATGCAGGATAAGTTAATTATAGGTGGTAAGGAGTTTAATTCACGTTTTATACTAGGTTCGGGTAAATATTCATTAGACCTAATAGATAGTGCTATAAAATATGCAGGTGCTGAAATGATAACTCTTGCACTTAGGAGAGCTGTAGGGGGTAATGTAGAAAATATTTTAGATTATATACCTGAGGGAGTGACTTTATTACCCAATACTTCTGGTGCAAGAAATGCGGAAGAAGCCGTTAGAATTGCTAGGCTTTCAAGAGAATGTGGATGTGGAGATTTTATAAAAGTAGAAGTAATAAGAGATTCTAAATATCTACTTCCAGATAATCAAGAAACTATAAAAGCTACTCAAATATTGGCTAAAGAAGGATTTATAGTGATGCCTTATATGTATCCAGATTTAAATGTTGCCAGAGATTTAAAAAATGCTGGTGCAGCTTGTATAATGCCTTTGGGTTCGCCAATAGGAACTAATAAGGGACTTGCAACAAAGGAATTTATAAAAATATTAATAGATGAAATAGATCTTCCAATAATAGTGGACGCTGGAATAGGTAGACCATCACAAGCATGTGAAGCTATGGAAATGGGAGCAGCTGCTGTAATGGCAAATACAGCTATAGCTACTGCTGGAGATATACCAATGATGGCAGAAGCATTTAAACTTGCAATAGAATCTGGTAGAAAAGCATACTTATCTAAAATTGGCAGAGTAGTTGAAAATGGTGCTGTAGCATCATCACCTCTAACAGGATTTTTAGAAGATTAGGAGGTGGGTTAGTTGAATAGAATAGATCACATGGAATATATGGAAGATATGGAGATATTAAAAGATTCTAATGTAATAGATCAAGTAATATATGAGATGAATAAATTTGACTATAGTTATATTACAGAAGATGATGTAATAAATGTATTGAGAAAAGAAGTGCTGTCACCCTGGGATTTCCAAAAATTATTAGCTCCTGCATCACTTAATTTGTTGGAAGAAATAGCACAAAGAGCGAAAGATGAAACTAGGAAACACTTTGGTAATTCAATATATATGTTTACTCCTTTATATATAGCTAATTATTGCGAGAATTATTGTATTTACTGTGGATTTAACTCTCACAATAAGATTAAAAGATTAAAGCTAAATATTGAACAGATAGAAAAAGAAATGCAGTCAATAGCAAGCACTGGACTTAAAGAAATATTGATACTAACTGGAGAAAGTAGAAAACACTCAGATATAAAATATATAGGAGAGGCTTGTAAGTTAGCGACAAAATATTTTAGTGTGGTAGGTGTAGAAATATATCCTGTAAACTCTGATGAATATGCATATTTAAATTCATGTGGAGTAGATTATGTGACTGTATTTCAAGAAACATACAATTCAGATAAGTACGAGACACTACATCTAGCAGGACATAAGAGAATATTTCCATACAGGGCAAATGCTCAGGAAAGAGCTCTAATAGGTGGAATGAGAGGAGTAGGTTTTGCTGCTTTATTAGGATTAGATGATTTTAGAAAAGATGCTTTTGCTACGGGATATCATGCATATTTGTTACAACAAAAGTATCCTCATGCAGAAATAGCTATTTCTTGTCCTAGACTAAGACCAATAATAAATAACGATAAGATTAATCCTAAAGATGTTCATGAAAGACAGCTATTACAGATAATTTGTGCCTATAGAATATTTTTACCTTTTGCTAACATTACAGTATCTACTAGAGAAAATGCAAAATTTAGGGATAATATTATAAAAATA includes these proteins:
- a CDS encoding mechanosensitive ion channel family protein: MNENAVGQTIEKQTDLVGRYFDIINKMLPSIMVAIIVLIVGIIISKVVKKVMSRILDKYKSSIGIVNFLINFVQVIIILMVLMQVMSILGVNTSSFVAIIGAAGFSIGLAFKEILSNFGSCMIILFFKPFQIGDYIVCSDIEGTVSDIHMFCTTLKTVDNKVISLPNFQITNNPVINYTAQDKRRIDFIFNVEYDTDVKKLYEIANRIFNSDTRILISPKPLIGIDSMNNNIIRFIAKPWVKTGDYYNVYYETMEKFKEEFDKNEIKFSRINILNNIK
- a CDS encoding STAS domain-containing protein; this translates as MSLIVKENLENEGNTWKFNIAGELDVSCANELKEKIEKKLEEKMADIVLDFENLQYIDSTGLGIIVGIMKNLKKNDKDISIVKAKDNVKKIFNITGLDQIISMEG
- the gyrB gene encoding DNA topoisomerase (ATP-hydrolyzing) subunit B encodes the protein MSNHEYGADQIQVLEGLEAVRKRPGMYIGSTGPRGLHHLVYEIVDNSIDEALAGNCSEIYVSINKDGSVTVVDDGRGIPIEVHPKTGLSTLETVLTVLHAGGKFGGGGYKVSGGLHGVGVSVVNALSEWLIAEISRDGKIYRQEYRKGITQGKLEVISEDAKETGTKITFMPDATIFDEIEFSYETLEYRLRELSFLNKVIKITFEDKREGKEKSKTFHYTGGLVEYVKYLNRTKNTLHENIIHVDKIVDDCVIELALQYTDGYTENIYSFANNINTHEGGVHLSGFKTALTKTINDYARRNNILKEKDSNLSGEDIREGITAIVSVKLSEPQFEGQTKTKLGNTFMRGLVDSISNEEIGSFLEENPSVAKIILEKCLRSQRAREAAKKARELTRRKSVLESTSLPGKLADCSEKSPEKSEIFLVEGDSAGGSAKGGRDRNIQAILPLRGKILNVEKSRLDKILASEEIKNMITAFGCGIGDDFDENKLRYHKIVIMTDADVDGAHIRTLLLTFFFRYMRPLIEQGYVYAAMPPLFKIKKGKKEFYAFSDEELNNTLNEIGRQGTEVSRYKGLGEMNAEQLWETTMDPESRTLLQVTVDDAIMADEIFSMLMGDKVAPRREFIEENAKYVRNLDI
- a CDS encoding SigB/SigF/SigG family RNA polymerase sigma factor → MEKMVDVKNYQDMDVKDLFKIFADDKSNKELRSVLIEKHLYLAKILSRKYINKGVDYEDIFQVASLALIYAIDRYDISKGFEFSSFATPTIVGEIKKYFRDKVWTLRVPRRIQELNKKISNAKIYLEQELKRSPRPYEIADYLDVSEEDVLEAMEASYGYQPISLDTPSNDDSEDKDMTLADRVGVEEKNFSNVEQRDFMEKFMKNLNELEIEIIKGRFFENKTQSNIAKEIGISQMTVSRLEKKIIEKLKKEYSKAV
- the recF gene encoding DNA replication/repair protein RecF (All proteins in this family for which functions are known are DNA-binding proteins that assist the filamentation of RecA onto DNA for the initiation of recombination or recombinational repair.), whose amino-acid sequence is MYIKSVILKDYRNYKNLFIEFNENVNLIIGPNGQGKTNIVESISLMSIGRSFRTSKDKELIRFGCESLYSSCSFNKRNLDKKIEIIIQKDKKGIKVNGVSIKSIQELLGNLNVVVFSPEDLRLVKDGPKERRTFIDKEISQIMPRYYNILTSYNKILNQRNKLLKSYNIDYNLLDVYDQSMADFGSEIYVIRNKFIKKLANISNNMHKNLTSGVEELKIKYRNQIKFDDDNYDIGEVKNKILELMLENREHDCQTRTTKIGPHKDDLGIYINDIDVRLYGSQGQQRTASISLKLSEVELIKQEVGDYPVLILDDVFSELDQNRQKMLIDKLENIQMFVTSADPLHKHILSKNKYTIFNIDKGEIVKIENGGK
- the gyrA gene encoding DNA gyrase subunit A translates to MENTGNIRKIEISEEMKKSYIDYSMSVIVGRALPDVRDGLKPVHRRILYSMMEQGITPDKPYRKSARIVGDVLGKYHPHGDSSVYMAMVKMAQEFSTRGLLVDGQGNFGTVDGDSPAAMRYTEARMSKLALELLRDIDKDTVSFGPNFDESLQEPLVLPSRYPNLLVNGSNGIAVGMATSIPPHNLGEVIDATVHYIDNQDCEVEELLKFVQGPDFPTAATIVGKDGIVDAYKTGRGKVKVRGRAEIEELPKGRQQIVVTEIPYQVNKARLVERIADLVRDKKIEGISDLRDESNRKGMRIVIELKRDTNANIVLNNLYKHSQLEDTFSIIMLSIVDGTPKVLNLKEMLYYYLEHQKDVVTRRTKFELAKAQARAHILEGLKIALDNIDRVISIIRGSSTGQIAKERLIEEFDFTEIQAQAILDMRLQRLTGLERDKIENELKELMDKIEYLESILASEAKLLSVIKDEILVIRNKFADERRTEIIPAEGEFDIKDLYEEEEIAITLTHLGYIKRLPADTYKLQKRGGRGITALTTREEDFVTELISTTTYSKILFFTNRGRVYRLNAYEIPEGKRTSKGTAIVNLLQLNPGEKIARTIAFTPDQSADMESKYLIMATKNGIIKKTPINEYQNINKSGLIAIKLKDRDELIGVKMTDGNQDIMLVTENAMSIRFNENDVRPMGRTATGVKGITLSKEDRVVSMDLENEGSDLLVITKNGYGKRTDTEEYRVQIRAGKGIKTYNTNAKTGKIIGATIVNNDDEIMMINSDGVLIRIRVNDISIYGRVTSGVKLMRNDEEVEVVSIAKLKTDEIE
- a CDS encoding ATP-binding protein — protein: MSFELIQMNMSNNPDFVSVIRLTTAGIASRIGFNMEDIEDLKVAVSEACTNAIKHSREKNFEIKFYIYEDKLEIEVLDDGIGYDVESVKDPDLSKPATSGLGLFIIKSLMDFVDIRSCGDCGTVIKFTKTLGVDN